The genome window tgtgtctcttccccctccttgatttcatgaacaaagttaacccgttcattacaccGGGAGGCAGAGCAGCGGTGCCTCTCTCTGCCTATCTTCCCACCCAAGGTTTACACCGCACGCTccagccggccccggcccggcgaCTCGCCCCAGCTCCTCCGAGGGGACGAAgggagcccccccagcccctgccccccGCCACCGTGGCTGGGCACAAAGGCCTCGCACACCTCCACCCGCCCCAAGCAGGTGCAAGACCCATCTCCCAGGCTGCAGGCCGGGACAGGACCCAAAGGCgggggcagaggaggtggcCCTCCGCCCATTTCCAGCCCCGCGGCCCATTTCCCCATTTCCCCGTTTCCCCGTCGTGCGCCAGGAGGCTGGCGAAGGAGGACGAGGAAATCCCGGGCaagagaggaggggggaagccgcccccacccctccccggggaggggcagagggaaaagaaaaaggggtgTCCGAGGCCGTCTCCCTTCCCAGCGCTAACCGGGGCCGCCCCTGCTTAGCTCTGACGGTGGACCCCCCAGGGGTAGTGTGGCGCCACACCGGCCCCCGCCAGCACCGGCCTCGGCGCCGCTCTtggtccccccgccccgccccgccccgccccgcccccgccccgctttCCCCACCACCCGCTTTCCTTCACGCCGCCGCACACCCTCCCCGGCCCGGGGACGGACCGCCTTCCCccgcccacccacccacccgcccCCGAGACTGCTcctgctcccgctcccgccgctcCCCTCGCCCCGCGCCGGCGCGGACCTGGTGGCCGGACGGCGGCCGGAGGCGGAGGGATGTGGCTGGCGCTGGCGGCgctgctggcggcggcgggagcgcaGTACGAGCGCTACAGCTTCCGCAGCTTCCCGCGGGACGAGCTCATGCCGCTCGAGTCCGCCTACCGCTACGGCCTGGACCAGTACAGCACCGAAAACTGGCCCGAGAGTGTCAACTACCTGGAGGTCAGCATGCGGCTCTACCGCCTGCTGCGCGACAGCGAGGCCTTCTGCCACCGCAACTGCAGCTCCGCCGGCCACccccccgcagccgccgccgccgtccccgccgccgggggagCGCTGGCCGAGCTGCGCCTCCTGGCCGGGGTGCTGCGGCGGGCCCAGTGCCTGCGGCGCTGCAAGCAGGGACTGCCCGCCTTCCGCCAGGCCCAGCCCGGCCGCGACCTGCTCGAGGATTTCCAGCGCCGCGAGCCCTACAAGTACCTGCAGTTCGCCTACTTCAAGGTGAGGCCCAGCCCTTTGtccctcttcctttccatcCTGTCCCATCTCTCggccctgcctctgctcccccccgGCCTCGCCAGGCCTCCTCGGGCTGCGCCGAGCCAAGCCATGCCAAGCCACGCTAAGCTGAGCGTGCCTGTCGGGTATCACGGTGGAGGGGGACAGCGTGGCGTGTCCCTGCGCAGCCTCGATGGAGGCGGGTACCTCGTGCGCCCGATGCCCCGCGCTGGAAAAGCCTCTCGTCGTGCCGACCTCTTGCCTGGCCCTCGGAGCAGGTCACTCTGGGCCATAGCCTCATTCCCCATCGCCTCCTCCACACCAGTTGAGCTGCCAATTGTCATCAGCCTCCCCTCCGTGTCTCGTGGTCGGgcctcccagtccctgccctcctgggctgccctgcctgcacttcATCCTCTTCTCCCCTGCAAGTGTTTCCGCCCCTTCCTTCCACCCACCTCATGTAACCCACAGTGGGACCAGTGTGCCTTGTCTTGCCCCCTGCTTGCCCACCTGGCACCGGCCAGCTCGCTCTTCACCAGTTTTGCCACAACTCATCCAGCACGTCCTCTATATTGGCCCCTCCAAGTTCTTCCCAGACCCCCAGCCGCTGGACCCTGCCTCCTTGTCCTGTGGTTGCGTCATTCCTACCCCTGTCCCTCTCATCTTTCCGTCTGCCTTGCTTGCTTCTGACCTTCTCTAAAACCTTTTCCAGACCCTTCATGTCACTGCTCTGCTACTGCAAGCGCTCTTCgctgcttcccctccctcagCCTGTCCATCTTCCTCGCTTGCTCTCTCCTGGTGCAGGTCTTTCAAGCACAGCAGCCCCCATGCTGTGACTCGCAGCTAGCCTGATGCCTGCGAAACTCCAGTTTTGTTAGAGCTAGCGGGAAGGAATAAAGTTAAAATCGGCTGCTGAAGTGTGATGCTGATGCTGGCCCTGGAATGGGATTTCCTTTTTGCTCTTGGGTCAGTCAAGGCTGGGGACACGCACCTCTTGTAACAGATTTCATCctgtttttccagcttcttgTCATCCTTCTGTCCAGGATCTAATGGAcgattttctctctccttctcatCTTCATCTTCTGTTCTCTAAATCAAGGCCCGTCCCTCACGCCAGTCCCTCAGACACTGCGATTActtgcatttcaaataaatggGACGTCGGGGGAGAAAACAAGCTGAAGTCTTTAGTTaggttgttttctctttttgggATTCACTCCCAACATACCCCAGTGTCCATTATGTAGGGTTGTATGCCTGTGCATTGCTTTTGAGATTGCTGCTTGAAAACGCGCATCTTCTTAACTGCTGCTGTGCCTTATTTGCAGGAGTGCTGTTTTCTCATGAAAATATGCAGTGCTTTTCCCAAATTACACAAACAGAGGCAGGGAAATGTGTTCTCATAAAACAGGAAGGGTATCCACATGCACAGCATCACACCGGCATAATTCTGTGCATTTAAAGCCATCCCTAAGACCGTACAGAAGAACTTAACTTTATAGATTAAAGCCTCTGCACGCACAGAACAGAAGGTTTTCTCCTTGTATTCTCCAAGCCACATAGGGATACCAAAATGACATCAccagaaatgtttccattcCTTGTCTTTCTTACTTTAACTATTCATTCCCCCCTTGGGGTACGTACAAAGTTTGCCATGTATGGATCACAGCAAAAATCATTCCTGCTTACTGTTTCTGATACCGTTAAGTAACTGGCAGGGAGGAATGTGAGAGGGAAATTGGAGGAACTTCTCCCTCTCCCGTTAAACTTTTTCAATCACATCTGCAGGAGGTTTGTGCGGTGCAGTTTTGCGGGTTTGCCTTTAGTGTCTAGAGCAACAAACGAGTACTACGTACAAAGGACTTTTTCCTGGCTGGgggttttctgaagaaaggaatGTCACTTTGCCCACTGCCCCACCCTGCCAACAGCATTTATAGCGTAGGACgaaggcagagggaaaggctTTATGTCATTTTTTAGAGTGACCAGGTGTTTATTCAGGTGGGTTCCACAGTGAAATTTTGCCACGTGTTAGATCCTGGGAGTagatgtttctgtgctgctgcttactCCTCTGGAGGGAGCTTTCTCGTAGCCACTGAGTTTGCTCAGAAACACATTTctacaaaaacttttttttttttttctttttaagtggtGAAAATTGAAACCCAGCGTGAATTCTGAACTAAGCAAAGATGAGAGACCTGTCAGCCTACTGACAAACAGCGTTTAagcataaagcagaaaagaaaccaggCATTTGACGAAAGTGCAGCTGAGATCTCCCTTTGTGTTTAGCACCATCTGGGCTGACTGGAAGCGCATAGTTTTGGGACAGCCAGGAAGGGCAGCTGGCGGAGTTCCAGTGCTGGGACACTtagagcagcactgcagcaagaGCTCGTGTTAGGACTGAAGTCCTCCTTTGGTGTAGTCAACTCTcaggtttctttctgaaatgaaagggTACATTCTATGGATGCAAACAGAAGAGGGCATGTGCATACGTGCTTGTGATTCTTGCTGATAGTTTCATATGTACACTTCCATAAGCTATTTCAGATGTGAGGTGGAGCTCTATCGCCTGCACACCGGTATGCTGAATGGGTTGCTGTGGATCTTGGCTTACAAGGGGAAAGGTTTTatcatttcagaaatacttaaaagaCTTTTACTTTCTCTCTCACTCTTCCTAAATATGTAAATCTATACACTATcgcttataaaaaaaaatatatatatacataaaaattaaaaagtataaaTGCATGCACCCAGAAGTACGTATGTGTTTGGCACATGCAGTTGTAAATGAGGAATATGTACTTCACAGAGTATCTCTAATGGGGTTTGAAGTTAGTTTAAAAAAGGGTACAGAAAATCACATAGTACATTAGGACACAATTATGAAGCAAGTCCCTGCTGTTTGCTCTAACTTTGTAACACTATCAGGATGATATATTACTGTAATATTGTCTGCTGTGCTGCTAGGCAAATAAACAACATAAACACCACATAAACATGGTAAGTGACCAGTAGCCATAGATGAGCATCAGTAATTTCTGTGAGGTTAATCCTACACAGAAGCAACAGGATAATCTGGTGCCTTGTCAGCTTTATGAacaggggagagggaaaggaaaaagtcatCTTTTTGACTCACGGTCATCATCTATGCTATCTGCAACAATaatagacttttaaaataaaaaaaaaatgttcacagtGATGCAGCTAGGAGTAAAGAATTCTATTGGTTTTGCTGTACCCATGTATCTGCTGAGACTGTGGTTTCAGTAGAAGTTAAGTTTGGGAATACAGAGGCTGCGGGAACGTTCATTGACAAAAACTGGGTAACtttgaactctttttttccaattaaccTTTCTTCccaccttcttcctctccccatccctgtttAGGCTAATAATCTTCCAAAAGCTATTGCAGCAGCTCACACATTTCTTCTGAAGCATCCAGAGGATGAAATGATGCAAAGAAATATGGCCTACTATAAGAGCATACCTGATGCTGAGGAGCACATTAAAGACTTGGAGACAAAGCCTTATGAGGTATGCTCTTTATTCAGAGTCTGGTCTTGTGGAACTGTTCTATTGCTCCTCTTGATGTGTGGGATTCAAGGATCTCATTTGCTTACGTGTTCTCAGTTCTtactctcctttccctcttgcTGTCTTCCTCAATCATCTCTTCTTGAAGCATTCAGTAATTCTCACCTCTCGTGCTTTTTTTCACTGGTCCATCAGTGAGTCACAGTAAATCATAGACAGCGGCATACCTGAAAGCTACTACGTGCAGATAACTAATGGAGCTAAGCAGGTGCATCAAGTTACTCAAATGTGCGAGTGCTGTAGCAGCACAATGTAAAATAACTCGGATGGTTGCTGTTAAGGTTCCATTGAAAATCACTATCAAAACCTGTGCTTTAGACTCACAGTATTATTTCTGTCCAGCAGGTTTTTCTGTTGATCTGAAATGGAATAATCTACTCTGCTCTCTACAAAATATCTGGTAAAATCCATTAGCCATCTGTATTTGTTGCCCTCACATTAATTGGACAACAGCTTATATAGTAACCCCGAAATGCAGAGATGTCATTTACTGTATTTGAGTTCACATGCAAGCTTTCCACAGGGCAGTCACTGTTGGTTTTCATTCTTGCCAATTTTTCAGAATCTCTTTGTCAGGGCTGTGAGAGCATACAACGGTGACAATTGGGGAACATCCATCTCGGACATGGAACTGGCTCTTCCTGATTTCTTCAAAGCCTATGATGACTGTACAGCAGCCTGTGAAGGCTCCCGAGAGATCAAAGATTTTAAAGACTTCTATCTTTCCATTGCAGGTGAGCATAGGAAAGATGTCCCAAAAGCGCATTTTGGTCTCTTGACCATCATTTCTGTATTAGTTTGGACACCTTTGAGGCTCAGCGGTTAGCCTGTcttcaaaatgtgctttgtgGTTTATCTATGTCTGGTGATCTGTACCTCCTCTCTTATAAATATGACAAGTTTCTCTTGcctatttttcatctttcctacAGTAGAGTTTGACTAGCAgataagatttctttttctttagtgttTAGCTTACAAAAAAtcctttgctttgcaaaggAAGAGGGATGCCACCTCTTTTGATGCTTGTCAAAATGGCGCATACGCATTTCCTATGCTTTTTGGTAGCGAAGCAAACAAGTAATTTCTGCAGTGCTCTGGGCTCAGCGTTGTTGATGATACTTGTGTGGGGAATGCCTGCGCGTTTTCTCAACCAacttaaaaccatgaaaaaagcaacagaatttCCAAGTTCCCAGAAGGAAAACCAGCCCAACTTCTTGTCCTAAAGCCATACGATGCGTTGACGAGGGGAAACTGGTGAAAAACATTGATACATAAATGTAAAGTACAAGAGCAGCTCCACAGTTTCTCCCAGTGGGGAACTGGTATCCACCAGTACAGCTGCCATGGAATAGCCATTGCAGGCTACTCCTGAAGCCTTGCTTTACTCTTGGGCAAAGCAGGTAGGTGTCTAGGAGACCAGGTGAGGAGGGAAGGTCACATCACAGGCGGTAAAGgaagaaacacaggctttcttccCCAGCGGGTCAGAGCCCTGACATCAGGACGACCCCCAAGCCACTGTAAAGAGCTCAGTGTCCACGCTTAGCTGTGACTGGCACTTGCTGtcatccttcctcttcctccttggaAGGAAAGGACAATTTCAAGCAGCAGTGGTGAGAAGGAAAGGTAGGAGATATTGCCTGGCGGCATCATGGCCACGTGcctgcatttcaaatattttgttcctgaGGTCAGAAAATGGAAACTTGCACTGCCTGGGGTGAACTTTGCTCTTGCTCCAGGGAGATATAGTCTGCCTCCAAGGTTTTTACTGCAGAAAGTAGATGTAGCAAGAAATGTTGACCAGAAGCATTTGATGATTGCATTGGGTATGTATTTATCCTTGAGCTACGAGTTATGTTTGGAAGCCAGCTGTCCTCATTGCGTGGGATTGCTTCAGAGGAACTTGCGTCTCTGGCTTTAAGTGCTGGCTGGAATTGAACGCTGCTTTGTCTGGAGACTCCACTGCTCTTGTAAAAGATGGGTCTGGTAATTCCGTTTGGCCAATCATTTTTGGTTAGCTTCGGCATTCTTCATGTTGGGAGCTGTCAGAGGTGAAAACAGGAGAAGGGGCCTTTGCCATTCTTTTGCCTTGGTCAGAGACTTTCTGCACAAGCTTCGATAACTTGCTTTCACCTGCCAAATGTGGCTAACAGGGAGACTAgggctttaaaatgtttctgtttggtGGTGGTGTCGAATGTACTATATCCTGAAAACACTTGTAATTCATTGACAGAAGGTTTTCTTGGAATGTATTTTCTTGAAGATAAGATCACCTCTCATCCTATCCCATTGCAGCAAGCTTTTGTAGGCTGGGTAAGCTTGTGAACTTAAACGTTTCTGGCTGACAGTTGTTCTGCAGCAAGTGATGTATTCGTGTCTGCCTTCTCTTTTAGAACGTCCAAACTGCAGGCACAAAATGCAGCCATCTCTGGAGGTTTATTTTGCAATCACCTGCTGTATTTCTCTGTGACAAAGTTGTACTCAGCAGCATGTGGACCTTATTCATGcaataatttaatgaaattacaaaagctctcaaaatttaaaaaaaaaccaaaccagcactATTAAGttcacagataaaaataatgtgatACTCCCTAACACTATATAAAACCTACGACCACAGACTGCCTGTAGGTGTCAGTGAAACCTAACTGCTTAGTTCTCTGGAATTGCAGCTTTGATGCATTTAAGTCCAGACCGCATTGATTTTTACAGAAAGGCTGGAGACCAGCACTTGGTATGTACTTCAGATGGAGTTGTAGATGCTCAGTGCTTCCAAGCAGCAAGATGCAGATGCACAGGACCCAGGAGAGCATTATAAGGCCAAACTTTAATGGGTAGCTAACGGGAGGGCTTATAACAATTCACTGTATGCTGTCAAtatcctgtggttttttttttcttccattgtaGATCATTATATTGAAGTCCTTGCATGCAAAGTGCAGTGTGAGAGTAATCTGACACCCATTATAGGAGGCTTTGTTGTTGAGAAATTTGTGGCCACCATGTACCATTACTTGCAGTTTGCATATTATAAATGTAAGTAGTAATTTAATGTGCTTCAGTAGCATTGGGATCATGTGGGACAGTTTCCATTCATAACCTTCTCCCTCTAGTTATAATGCTTTAGAATGTAAATAGTGGCCTCCAGAATCTGCATTTTAACCTGTTCTGGGGCAGAACGTGTGAGCTGCCTGGTGTCTTTCTCTCTGTATAACTGTAGTTAACAGGCATGGAAGGTAAACGTTACATATAGAGCCCGTGCTCATAAAATTATCCAtgacaaaataaattgctgaaCATAAGTCCTATAAGGGATGGATTTTGTCCAGGGCAGACCCCACTGGTTTAAGTTATGCATGCTTGTGACTGGCCTCCACTTGGGTGTTGGGAAAATGAGGCAGTTACAGCCTCAGTGTGAACTGATCCATTGCTGCCCTTCATTCTTTTTATGATACCTGCTGCCAGCACAAGTTGCTTACACCCTTCAGAGTGTCATATAAATGATAAATGTTTATATAAATGATAAATGTTCATATAAATGATCAATGTTCATCGTATGTATTTCGGATGTTTAAATGATACACCaattcttctgcctttctgaaGTAACTCGTGTTAGGGTAAACACTGTCAGCCACTTCCTATCCATTGAAACACATGCAATGACACAGATCCATTTCGTACATCTGTGCACCAGAAAACATGGTGTGTGCCAAGAAGCCATGGTGGTCAGGCTGTCAGGCCCACATGGTTGTTAGGGATCTGAATGTGCATAGCTCTAACAAGAAATTTTTTCTTAGACTTCTAACTCATTCAGttagagagaagaaagcttGTGACTT of Aquila chrysaetos chrysaetos chromosome 3, bAquChr1.4, whole genome shotgun sequence contains these proteins:
- the LOC115339634 gene encoding cartilage-associated protein encodes the protein MWLALAALLAAAGAQYERYSFRSFPRDELMPLESAYRYGLDQYSTENWPESVNYLEVSMRLYRLLRDSEAFCHRNCSSAGHPPAAAAAVPAAGGALAELRLLAGVLRRAQCLRRCKQGLPAFRQAQPGRDLLEDFQRREPYKYLQFAYFKANNLPKAIAAAHTFLLKHPEDEMMQRNMAYYKSIPDAEEHIKDLETKPYENLFVRAVRAYNGDNWGTSISDMELALPDFFKAYDDCTAACEGSREIKDFKDFYLSIADHYIEVLACKVQCESNLTPIIGGFVVEKFVATMYHYLQFAYYKLNDMKNAASCAASYLLFDQKDEVMKQNMVYYQYHKDKWGLKEEDFQPRSEAVRYHNITTLQLEMYEFAKEHLMDDDEGEVVEFLDELLEVEEKKES